From Candidatus Neomarinimicrobiota bacterium, a single genomic window includes:
- a CDS encoding cyclic nucleotide-binding domain-containing protein gives MTFLEKKSAREFEEGEIIFKEHDPGSSMFIIQSGAVEVSSIKNNQKVVYAHLKTGAIFGEMALIDGQPRSATVTSLRKTRCIEMSRMLFQKHLDGLPPWMTSFFQILAERLREANKKADTLNTHDNSRQIIMMVSSILSNIEPNALDEVITPWKPLANDISILLNLPTKQVDQVLNKITLTPMAKSEMSYEKGRILVMRDLNQFKFFADYCRSRFIEKQGNEVALEFRKMDQKEADVISFLHKIMREQRWEPEIEQHLFEERFNEVHELSLTDYKRELKQFRDSDLISSKLDKDDVKMYVVNKEKLQTLNSMNETIAEFEQMDSKL, from the coding sequence ATGACCTTTCTGGAAAAAAAATCCGCCAGAGAATTTGAAGAAGGGGAGATCATCTTTAAAGAGCATGATCCTGGAAGTTCCATGTTTATCATACAATCTGGAGCAGTGGAGGTCTCCTCAATCAAAAACAATCAAAAGGTGGTTTATGCGCATCTGAAGACCGGAGCTATATTTGGAGAAATGGCCCTTATTGATGGACAGCCCCGTTCGGCCACTGTCACCAGTTTGCGCAAAACTCGATGCATTGAAATGAGCCGGATGCTGTTTCAGAAGCATCTTGATGGTTTACCACCCTGGATGACCTCGTTTTTTCAGATTCTGGCAGAACGACTGCGTGAGGCTAATAAAAAAGCGGATACACTGAATACCCACGATAATTCCAGACAGATTATCATGATGGTAAGCAGTATACTCTCGAATATTGAGCCCAATGCACTGGATGAAGTGATCACCCCCTGGAAGCCGCTTGCCAATGATATATCAATTTTGCTGAACTTACCGACAAAGCAGGTCGATCAGGTGCTCAATAAGATCACTCTGACACCCATGGCCAAAAGTGAGATGAGTTATGAAAAGGGGCGGATTCTCGTCATGCGAGATCTAAACCAGTTCAAGTTCTTCGCTGATTACTGTCGCTCCCGTTTCATTGAAAAACAGGGCAATGAAGTAGCGCTTGAGTTTCGCAAAATGGATCAGAAAGAAGCCGATGTGATCAGCTTTCTGCATAAGATCATGCGGGAACAGCGCTGGGAGCCCGAGATCGAGCAACACCTGTTTGAAGAACGCTTCAATGAAGTCCACGAATTGTCCTTGACTGATTATAAGCGTGAATTAAAGCAATTCCGAGACAGCGATCTGATATCCTCAAAGCTGGATAAAGATGATGTGAAAATGTATGTGGTGAATAAGGAAAAGCTGCAAACTCTCAACAGCATGAATGAGACCATAGCAGAGTTCGAACAAATGGACTCAAAGTTATAG